The genomic window AGATATTTCACTCATCCTGGGTAGGTTCAGTTCCTGCTAAAGCCACACCAGGTTGTGCTGCAGTAAAATCATGTCTCTTGCAGGTCAATTTtgttaagaaaaaatagaatatggagGTGTTTCATTCGTGTGTTTCCTTTCCCCTTTCCCTATAGGTGAATGTATTTCTCCAATATTTACTGTGAGGACCATGTAAACCTCACCTAAAAATTCACTAAAACATTTCAAACCACAGAAGTGGGGCACTCCTGGCACTGGCCCCCCTGGATTTTTATGCTTCAGGCTTGTCTACACTGAGCAGTTCaagttttccttctctctcccccagtgCCATGGGAGTTTCTGCTTGTGGGTTCCTGCTCAGGGAGATGGAATTTTCCATACTTGCAGTTTTGAGGGGAAGCAGCCTATCCTATGACTTCAATTCTCAGAAGGATGTAAGAAGAGTTgctgatatttttgtttgtttatttggcttTCTACAACTTGTGATGGCAGAATGCCAACCTATCCTCTAAGTTCCTTACATGATGGACCAGTAACAGGAAGTTCCCCTTCCCCTCATTTGGAAAGAACTTTAAATGAAAGCCCGATCTGTAGTCTCCAAGGTTTGCTTCCTGCTATCTCTTTAACCTCACCttcttttctctgcattttctgtCCTCCTTGAGCTACAACCAACTTGCATTGTCTTCACTTCCCTAACCCTTTTCAGTGTCGGAGTTTTCACCTTTAACAGGGTTTCACAAGGGTGCAGCATTTCATCCTTTGGATTCAGCTTAACTATCACCGTCAAAAAGGCTTTCTCTGATCACGTATTCACAGTggtctctctgtcttcttttctgCCATAATGCCCTATTGATTGTTTCATTAGTATTGATGACAGATTGTTATTACTTGCTAAGTGGTTCTCATTTTTGTTTCCTGGATCCATTAcaagatacaaagtcaatgcaGGTAAGACTATGTATTACTTTCACCTTGTTTTACTAAGTATTTTATCCTCAGCTCATAGGGTGGACCCTGGAAAAACAATAGTggctcttaaattttaaaataaataattacttaTCAAagcaaagtaaatcttttttaagatatatCCAACCTCACGCCAGTAGGCAGAAACAATTCTACTGAGGTGAAACGGGGAGATAAGAGATAAATTAACATCATTATTGGAATGAGATAACTGAGGCTGCATTCTATTCTCCATTGACACTTGTCCTATCATGATGCTAAAGCTGTAATTTGTTGTTCCTTGTTATATTTTCCTGATTCTGAATATGAGTTTTATCTAATATATCTTTACATATCAACTTGTGAAACATCTCCATGAATATAATTAAGCAAGAGTCTGCCTTAGACATGTTCCAATCACAGGACTCATGATTACTGTGGTTACAAGGAATAAAATCTTCAATGATTTTTACCACTGCCGGGTTGAAGATGCTATCGTCTTAGGAACTGATACAACTATTTCAGAAGATACGTATGAGATTTAAAGCAAgatctcaaaaaagaaagacatatgAATGCCCTTTGCAAATCTCAAGCCCGACTATTTGGGCATACCAACATTATGCAAACATCTGGGCTAAATCACTGAATGGTAGTTACtctttatttattaaagttaCTAGAAAAGAACTTGTGAAAGAAAAATATCCCTATGAGAAAGGCAGGTTGTTATACTCTTATGTTGActtgggaatttttttatttgaatttttgtcaAATTAACTTAACatggaaaattattatttttttctcttttcaccaTGAAAATTCTTTGAAACAGATTTTCAAATCAAGTAATAGTTACCTGAAATATTCAGGACTCTACACAAAAATGGGTAGACATAGAAATATGATTTCAAATATATTCTCAAGTAATAATACAGTCTTTTAGCTTTTATGTGCATGAGTGGAGGTAAAAGGTAAGACTTTAGCACTTATAAGTGGGAGCCAGGCTTCATAATTGTGTGAATTTTTCATTACATAGGAAAATATATTATTGAGTTTGTAAACAGTGAAATGTTGAAAAGACTTCTGCTGGCAAAACATCAATTTTACATATTTGTcgtgaatgtattaaaaattacgtgagtaatcattttattttcttgagttaTTCTTCCTTCTGGAAATATAGGAGACTCATAGTGAAAAGGTGATTCCTCAGGCAGCAAGAATTTCTCTCCTTGCTCACATAACCCCAGGTTTATACCCTGAGCTTGAATGCTTTAGTAGTCATTTAGTGTAGCCAGAGTTTACCTTATTTAATCGGGATAACACAACATATGTGTTTTATAAACAGTTCTtggatgaataaatacataaaatactgaGCTTACTGTATGCCTTTATACAATACTAACCAGGTCCTGATGTCTGCTTCTGATCTCTGAAATTAGCAGCTACCGCAGAATAGACGGAATAAAAGAGATGGAAAAGTATTTTTGGATATTTGAGGAGTAGTAAAAAGGCTTGCACAGATGAGCATGGAGAATTTTCAGGGATGGATTCTGGCAGGTGTATTGCAGCCATCAAAGGGCTCTTGGGCCAAAATAGGCAGATTGTATTTTATTCAGTATGTTATATGAATTTTCCATAGAACTTTAGAGTGATGTGGTATTAGATTAAAATGACTATTTTGAATGGGTCAGGGAAATACTGCTTAAGGTCCTAATGAAACTAGGTATACATGGCAGGAAGCTTTGTAATAGACCAGGTACCTACAGAGTACAATGAGAATAATCATATTTACAGTGTATTAGGAAAATAAATTCAACAGGAGTTTTTAAATGCATGAATAGGTAATATGAAAGGATTAAAGTACAGAAGGACACTTGCCAGTATTTGCCTGAGCAATAACATGGGAAGTGGTGCTTTTCATTAGATTGAACAAAACTAAGATAAACCATATTTATtgtaaactgatttttaatttcataaatgcTAAATTAATATCTGGAGATGTCACTTAGATAGCTGCAGATGGGAATTTGAAAAGTAGGCCAAGAGATATCTGTAGGACACACAATTTTATAGTATCTTAGCTTTTACAGATTAGTAAGAACAGGAAAATTCAAGTAAAGGCACTAACGAGATTTCAGTGAGAAGCGGTGGAAAGGCAATCATTGTTTAAAATATGAGCATGAGAAACTAGTATGGTATTTTGTGGGTACAGTCTGACCGTTGTAATTTATTCTACTCACTGGTAATTTGTATATTACCTTAAGTAACTCTTCGTTAGTCTCTTGTGGCTTTATGCATATTGCATATGTTTATAGAATTTTCAACCCATTCTCTTCTGCTGTCCCACTTCTACTTTAAACTAATGGATCTAAAGTATTGCTTTATCTGAAAAACTTTCAAGATCCCAGTGGATTTGAAAGTTCCAACACAGAATTCATAGCACAACacaagtaaatatatttataatgacACATATGTAATTGAACTTTATTTGTCTATATTATAGATCACATCATTTAGGTAGGTATCAACTTGTTTTAATTTGCTTGGTAATCCCAATGTCAATGGCAGTAGAGGATCCCTATGAATTATTTCAGTCTATAAATAGATAAAGATTAAGAGGAAAATACTTCTAAAGAAggatgttttctttgttttgtaggTTAAgagtttcttaaaaaagaaatgaacacctACAAAGAATAGATGGAATCAAGGAGCAATGTCACTTACTTTGTCCTCTTGGGCCTCACACAGAATCCAAAGGAACAGAAAATTCTTTTTATCATAGTCTTGCTCTTCTACATTTTGACCATGGTGGGAAACTTGCTTATTGTAGTGACTGTCACTGTCAGTAAGGCCCTGGGCTCACCAATGTACTTCTTTCTTGCTAACTTATCCTTTATGGATGTCATTTATTCCTCAGTCATTTCCCCCAAATTGATTTCAGACTTATTCTTAGGGAAAAACACCATATCCTTAAAAATTTGCATGATTCAGCTCTTCACAGAACACTTTTTTGGTGGGTcagaggtctttcttctgttggcgatggcctatgaccgctatgtggccatctgtaagCCCTTGCACTATTTGGTTATCATGAGGCAATGGGTGTGTGTTGTGCTGCTGGTAGTGTCCTGGGTTGGAGGATTTCTGCATTCAGTCATTCAACTCAGCACTATTTATGGGCTCCCATTCTGTGGCCTCAATGTCATTGATCATTATATGTGTGACATGTACCCCTTACTGAAACTTGTCTGTACTGACACCTATGTCACTGGTCTCTTAGTGGCAGCCAATGGAGGCATGATCTGTGCTGTTGTGTTTCTACTCTTACTCATCTCTTACGGTGTCATCTGGAACTCTTTAAAGAACCTTAGCCAGGAAGGGAGACGGAAAGCTCTCCAGACCTGTGGTTCCCACATCACTGTGGTTGTTCTCTTCTTTGTTCCCTGCATTTTCACGTATGCAAGACCTGCTAGGACCTTCCCCATTGACAAATTAGTGAGTGTGTTTTATACAGTCATAACTCCCATGCTGAACCCCTTAATCTACACTCTGAGAAACTCAGAGATGACAAATGCCATGAAGAAGCTCTGGAGAAGAAAAGCCATATCAAATAATCCGTAAATTTACCTTTCTCCACAAAGATAGATGTCTTTGGGGCTCCTTTCCTTGGACCTACCAGTCTCTtgaaaactgatttatattttcttttccgTCACAGAATTTGTATTAATCATCTATAAAGAATTAACATTACATTTTGGCTATAAGTAAGTTGCTGCTTTCTTTAGTAAATCTCTAATTGTTTTGCATATTATTTCACCTAGGAAGGCATAGTGTAATACAACTCTGTTTCCTTAGCAATACTTCATGAATTagtgattttaaattttgtaattacatttatttaatcattattATATTAAAGAATACTTGAATTTCTTCCTGAGAATTAGTTTTAATTATAGTTATTATGCTTtaatttattgatattttattataCTAGTTAACATTTTAATGCAACAGACAAAGTTCGTTTTTACTCAAATTCATTTCtgttatacaaaatatttaacatatgatacttccattttcaaaataaaacaaattataaatatagtaaagaaaataaatacatacatacaaaattGTATAAATAAAGGATAAATTTCCATCAATTTTTCATTAAGGTCATCCAGTGCTACTCACAGAGCATTCATTATAATCTATTTCTTACAATTCTTCAAATAGTAAAATTTGTGAACGTAAGTATAGTTACATCCAACTATATATCTATATGTCTCTGTCTATAAAAGTTTAGGTATTACCACTCAAAATCTTCAGGTTCTTTGGTTATCATTCCATATAAGCCTATTTCTTCTCAGATATTCCCATATAACAACACTCTCTTATGTGTACTAGTGCTTCTGGATCTGGTTTTCCTCATGTTGCCAATCTTTCTATTTGACAAATAATATTACCATTATTATGTGTCATTTAGAATGTGTTCCTAGACATGTTAGTTCCCAGATGTAGAATTTTGGGACTcaaatgtatatgtatttaaaatgttgtatTCATAATTATTAACAAAATGCCATCCATGAGGTTGTACCAACTACACTCTTGCCCACAGCCATCAAGAGTGCTTCTGTTGGTCCACATTCTCTATAAGTATCTAGCAAATATTTGAGATATATGACAGTATACTTCATTAGCCACATTATATTTAATCTGTATATGATAACTGAAATTCCTTATTTAACTTTGGTagagagaaaacatttatttcatttttattaaaaggtattaatatcacaaagtgagAATTTTATGACAATGGTCATAAAGTGGGAAAAGAGGAGACTATTGTCAAATATATGTTAGGATTCAGTGAAGTAATATTTCTAACTATATGCTGAACGATGTGACATCCAAATCATTTTTTATACTCCCTCTATAAAACTTCCACTAATAAGAAAAAACATGTGCTATTTGCCTTTGTAGTCTGGCAACATTGTAGAGAAacaggtaccctaatacactgttggtacaGATGCAAATTGGTACAAACATTAGAGATagtagtatggagattcctcataaatctaaaaaaaaatctgcattacaacccaggtatcccacttcttggaatatattcaaacaaaatgaaatcagtatatgagatATCTGCACACCCAtatatagcagctcaattcacaataccaaaCATACAGATTAAAACCataactgatgattggataaagaaagagtGGCATACAGAgaagatggaatattattcagtcatgaaaaaaatgaaatcctgatatttgcaacaaaatagattatGCTGGatatcattatgctaaatgaaattctttaaatacaatttatttaaccATATATTTATGCTTTAAATGATTGGAATTGTTATCTgttaattatatattatgtattttaccTATACCCTATGATTACTAGTGTCTCCATATTGGCTAATATGAATAGTTACAATTAAACTATTGTATATTTtaccattatatattttttctggattttagttttattttgaattattccACAGATAATTTTtgccatgtataattttttaaaatacttaatcaGATTTATCAATggtttatttgagtttttctatCTTCTTTAAAAAGGCATCCGTATTTCATTCAAACCATAATATTTTTCTACATGaaaagaaaggagacagaaagaaaaaaaaaaaaaaacaaagagacatCTCCCTTCCACTGATCATCTACTCAAATGACAattgccggggctgggccaggctgaaaccaggagccaggaactccatcgccATTTacccagggacccaggtacttaaacCCAAGGCAACTTAAACCTGTTGCCTCCGAGGATGATCTTTAGCTGGAGGGAATGGAGAGCAGAACTGAGACTGAACCCCGGCAACCagacatgggatgttggtgtcccatgAGGTGCTTCAGTGGTTGTGCTAAATATCTACCCTTCTATGTTAGTTTTAGTGTTTGGTTTTTAGTACTTTCAAGTATGtatattttacattaaattttgACCCATCTGCAATTTATCTTgacattaagaaattaaaatggatacattgaattttctaaataaatgttttcatactTCTATTATGCATCCTTACTTTGAAGTCCCAACTCCATTGTATTCAAAAGTCCCACACACACTTATTTACAACTCAGAATCAATAATTATGTTTTTCCATTTATATGCAGtttatttttccctctttaaaaaaaaacatcgatatgaagagaacagatttcatgtagtacATAGAAACAATGCTAAGGATGTAACATTTCCCTGTTCCCTCCCTCCgtccactttcttttttcttttaagctttgagataacattttaatttaatttataagcaagcttaatcctccactaaataaagtgttcacaagtaaaaatagaaataccacTGTCctgcaggagtatagacaagtgctataaacaataatacaATACAAAGATGTCAATATCACttatatacattaatttttcactttatatattAGATACTGCAAATTGGAGAAAACATGCGATGTTAGTGTTTTAGGGTCTAGcgtatttcactaagcacaatggTCCATTTTACAAAATGGATGtaaagtagtattccattgtgtatatataccatattttctttatcctgtcatcagttgatctgtatataacaCACAATATATAAGtgtattttaggggccggcactatggcatagcgggtaaagctgccacctgcagtgtccagtgtcagcatcccacatgggtgccgattcaagttccagctgcttcacttctgatcaagctctctgctatggcctggaaaacagtagcagatgacccaagtccttgggcccctgcacccgtgtggaagacccagaagctcctgcctcctggcttcagacaggcacagctccggccattgcagccaatttaaGAGTaacccagctgatggaagacctctctctctctctgcttctcctctctttgtgtaactcttactttaaaataaataaataaatcttttaaaaaataagtacatttGATCTAGGATATGTTTTGATTACCAACACATCTAACAGTTCCTCATTATTCTTTCATAATTGTGCTTATTTgtatatgaattatttaaaattcaatgTAAAATAAACTACTCAAGTCACAAAACATAGTTCAATTATTTTCAATGTGGTTTGATTAAGCAATGTTAACCAAGGAagaatatatatctttttaagatttatttactagccggcaccgcggctcactaggctaatcctccgccttgtggtaccggcacaccaggttctagtcccggtcggggcgccagattctgtcccggttgcccctcttccaggccagctctctgctgtggccagggagggcagtggaggatggcccaagtacttgggccctgcaccccatgggagaccaggagaagcacctggttcctggcttcggattagcatggtgcaccggccgcagcgcgccggccgcgggggctattggagggtgaaccaacggcaaaggaagacctttctctctctgtctctctctcactgtccactctgcctgtcaaaaaaaaaaaaagatttatttacttatttcaaaggcagagttacagagagagagaaggagagacagagagagaagagaaagggagagatctttcatcctctgattcactgcctaaatgtccacaatggccagaattgggctgagccaaacccaggagccaggtgttccttctaggtctcccacgtggctgcagggactcaagcacttgggccatcttcccttgctttcccacgtacatcagcagaaagctggatcaaagtggaacaaccagaacacaaaccagcacccatatgggatttctaTTGTCTCTGTGCCCAGCTGCTTCCACAGCATTCAAAATTCTATGCTCACAAGGCTTCCTGAGGCCAATAATCCTAAAAGTAATAATATTCCTTGCTTAAAGTTCGAGGTAAAAGTTAGTGATATAGGATTGGTCACACAGGAAGTGTCTTTCTCACCCGAGGATACAGAGACCACAGCAAGCTCCAACAGCAGTCCTGATCCAGATAAAATGGTCATCCTGCCAGTTCCAGAAGAGATATAGGAAAAATGGGTCCCAGCCAGAAGCTACATTAGCACTAGTCAATATTTTTccctctaaaaataattttaggggccggcaccagggtgcagtaggttaatcctccacctgtggtgccggcatcccacatgggcaccagttctagtcctggctgcatctcttccaatccagctctctgctgtggcccaggagggcagtagaagatggcccaagtgcttgggcccctgcacccatgtgggagactgggaagaggcgtctgcctgctggcttctgattggcacagctccagccgctgaggccatttggggagtgaaccaacagaaggaagacctttctctctctcttcctctcactgtctgtaactctacctctcaaataaataaataaataaatctttaaaatatagattttatAATGTCTATTTGGTACCTTGTCCTGTTACAACCAATTAAGAAACATTAACTCATTGAAATGTCACAAATGGAATTTATGAAATAAGTGCCTTCCTTATGATTTTTTGCAGTTGAAGTAAATGAGGAACAGTTAGGCTGAATAAATTTCCTGGGTCACATTGAAACCTAGGGAATCTGATGCCAGAACCTGCCCTTACCTTTGCATCGGCTACCTCCTCTGAACAAATGTCCTACTCTGAACAAATGCTAGTTCATATTCTAGTTGCCTGCTGTGTTGACCTCAGAGTCAGAGTGAAGTCAccattaaatcttttaaaagaggatTTGTTGAGAAAAAATCAGGCTCATGGATTGGTCAGTCCTCAAAACTAGAAGCCACAGGGCCAGAAGAGATGACAAAACCAGGAGAGAGTGGTACAGTAACTGCCACACATGTCAGGAGGTGCTCCTGTCCATAGATTCCCATAATTCCAGTCAGCTTAGAGTATTATTCATCTCTGCTGGGATGAGGATATTATGTGTCATCCCTTCCAAGTCCAAAAGATAAACTAATAATAATTAAAGAGACAAATGACAAAGAATGCTCATAACAGCTAAGAGCTATTTAGCATTCAGTGTTAATAAgcattttacaaagatttttaattGATCCTGAAAATATGACATCATTAAGGTTTCACTCAACCTTAATGGTTTTACTATGTCCATAGTATCTATGCaaaactcagtttgggtcttggGATTATTTTATTCTGAAACAATGCTTTTAACCAAGATAGTATACTAAACCCTGTCACCCATTCCATCACAATgtacattcagaaaaaaaaaatggcagtcaTCTTCACCCAGCAAAATTCTTAAAACAATGTTCTCAGCACGAATTACCAGGTAAGATTATAATAATCAATGTTAATCAAAAAAGTGCAGCTACAATATACGTTAAGCTTTCCCTGtggaggcatagagagagaagcCAGATGTGACAAAAGATTAGATTGTACAGAAACAGCAGTTGAAGAATACATACCCAATAACAATTCTATTCTAACAGGATTCTTCTTTTTGAGATACAATTACGAAAATAGTGAGTTTGCATTGTCTGATTTATGAAAAGTTGAGAATTCAAGATTctcttacaaaaatattttaaatggtatttcctttttttttaacttttatttaatgaatataaatttccaaagtacgacttatggattacaatggcttcccccccataacgtccctcccaccagcaaccctcccctttcccactccctctccccttccattcacatcaagattcatttccgattATCTTAATAAAATGGTATTTCCTTAATAGGTGATCCATTATAGGCTGAGAATCAAGCCTAATCTATGCCATTATTGTTCAGGATATATTCAAAGCTCATCTGTTGAGAAACATcgaatcatttctttaaaatgcagATAGGCCAATACAAGCAGTCCGACTGAATGAGATTTCTAGAGCTCCGTCCTAGGGATGTTCATTTCAGCAAGAACTTTAACTGATTCTGATGGTACATCAAAGTTTAGCAACCAAAGGGacaataaaaaagtttaaatgggtttttttttttttttttttttttttttttacttatttgaaagtgttacagggagaagtagagagagagagagagaggggtcttccatccactggttcactcccccaaatgaccacgacagctggagctgggccagtccaaaagcaggtgtcaggagcttcttctaggtctcccacatggatgcaggggcccaagcacttgggccatcttccattgctttcccaggcacattagcagggagctgtatcagaagtggaacagccgggactcgaactggtgcccatatgggataccagcgccgcagtttggggctttaacccactgtaccacagcaccagctccagttttttaaataataaataaggtaGTACCCAAGCTTTCCCTTAAAGAGTTTATGTTGCAGTGTCAACATGCTTTTCCATACGCTGTTTTCTTAGCCCAAAATCTTAGGCATTGTATTATTTTCTCTTCACATTTTGAAGGATTTACGATTTTTATAGTTTAGAATTACTTGATTGTAATCACCTTTTGGCCCAGAGATTCTTCATAGCATTTTTCACCTCTGCATTTCTGAGGGTATAGATTAAAGGGTTTAACATAGGAG from Oryctolagus cuniculus chromosome 1, mOryCun1.1, whole genome shotgun sequence includes these protein-coding regions:
- the LOC100351057 gene encoding olfactory receptor 4A47-like, whose protein sequence is MESRSNVTYFVLLGLTQNPKEQKILFIIVLLFYILTMVGNLLIVVTVTVSKALGSPMYFFLANLSFMDVIYSSVISPKLISDLFLGKNTISLKICMIQLFTEHFFGGSEVFLLLAMAYDRYVAICKPLHYLVIMRQWVCVVLLVVSWVGGFLHSVIQLSTIYGLPFCGLNVIDHYMCDMYPLLKLVCTDTYVTGLLVAANGGMICAVVFLLLLISYGVIWNSLKNLSQEGRRKALQTCGSHITVVVLFFVPCIFTYARPARTFPIDKLVSVFYTVITPMLNPLIYTLRNSEMTNAMKKLWRRKAISNNP